A genome region from Deltaproteobacteria bacterium HGW-Deltaproteobacteria-2 includes the following:
- a CDS encoding lysine transporter LysE, producing MPGPLLTVTISESSQRGFITGPLLIAGHAILELVLVAALLLGLAPFFQLPAVFVVSAIGGALILFWMAFGMFRSLPSLHLSLEGNNTRRNHPMISGILMSVANPYWIIWWATIGLGYILYSWQFGFWGIAFFFTGHILADLSWYSLVSAAVAGGRNFLTDRLYRGLIAVCAVFLVVFAGYFVYAGFTKLNAIIF from the coding sequence ATGCCGGGGCCGCTTTTAACTGTTACGATAAGTGAGAGCTCACAGCGCGGTTTTATTACAGGGCCGCTGTTGATTGCCGGCCATGCTATTCTGGAACTTGTGCTTGTCGCTGCCCTTCTTCTTGGTTTGGCACCTTTTTTTCAGTTGCCTGCTGTTTTTGTCGTAAGCGCCATTGGAGGAGCTTTGATTCTCTTCTGGATGGCTTTCGGAATGTTCCGTTCTTTGCCTTCGCTGCATCTTTCACTGGAGGGAAACAACACAAGAAGAAATCACCCGATGATCAGTGGTATATTAATGAGCGTGGCTAATCCCTATTGGATAATATGGTGGGCCACAATAGGACTTGGTTATATCCTCTATTCCTGGCAGTTTGGGTTCTGGGGAATTGCCTTTTTCTTTACCGGACATATTCTGGCTGATCTGAGCTGGTATTCTCTTGTATCGGCGGCGGTTGCCGGAGGAAGGAATTTTCTAACTGACCGCCTTTACCGTGGCCTGATTGCGGTCTGTGCTGTTTTTTTGGTTGTGTTTGCCGGATATTTTGTCTATGCGGGTTTTACGAAACTGAATGCCATTATTTTCTGA
- a CDS encoding formylmethanofuran dehydrogenase — protein MSNINSNKEIPDDLNKCVEFHGHICPGLIYGYRVAKEAMKLMNLSRSVDEEVVAICENDSCAVDALQVLLGTVVGKGNLIINNFGKNAFTVLSRSQRQAYRFSRNTRYDYKGKAKSEFDRLEAVVAAGNASEDDRRNLKRLKVNDLLERPFEEIFTTTEMPFDEPLYAPLAPSEPCAICGEMTMASKMMRLEDGRQVCLPCSKKA, from the coding sequence ATGTCTAATATAAACAGTAACAAGGAAATACCGGATGATCTGAATAAATGCGTGGAATTTCACGGACATATTTGCCCCGGCTTGATATACGGTTACCGGGTGGCCAAAGAGGCGATGAAATTAATGAACCTCTCGCGATCTGTTGATGAGGAAGTTGTTGCCATTTGTGAAAATGATTCCTGCGCTGTGGATGCTCTTCAGGTTTTGCTGGGGACTGTGGTGGGGAAAGGTAATCTGATAATAAATAATTTCGGGAAGAATGCTTTCACGGTACTGAGCCGCTCCCAGCGTCAGGCTTATAGATTTTCTCGAAATACCCGTTATGATTACAAAGGCAAGGCCAAAAGCGAGTTTGACCGGTTGGAGGCTGTTGTTGCTGCCGGAAATGCGTCGGAAGATGATCGGCGCAATCTGAAGCGACTAAAGGTAAATGATCTCTTGGAGCGTCCCTTCGAAGAAATATTTACAACTACAGAAATGCCATTCGATGAACCACTTTACGCTCCGCTTGCTCCATCTGAACCGTGTGCAATATGCGGTGAGATGACTATGGCATCAAAAATGATGAGATTAGAAGATGGGCGGCAGGTTTGCTTACCGTGTTCAAAAAAAGCATGA